A segment of the Deltaproteobacteria bacterium genome:
GCCTTCTTCGCCTGAGCCGGGAGCACCTCTTCGGTCATCTTCCGCGCCGTGTCGATCTTGGCCTTGGATTTCGCCATCTCATCCCGCATCCTATCGAGTTGAGCCTTGAGCTCTTTCCTCTTCTCTGTATCCTTTGAAGCGTTGAATTCCGTTGCCAGGGCGTTGTACTTGAGCCTCACCCTCTCATATTCATCATACCCCTCTTGCAGTCTGGCTCTCCACTTTTCCGCCCTTTTACGCCACCACGCCTCGTCTTTCTCCTTGAGGTCGTCTTCTATGAGAATCCCCTCGTCCTCCTCGCCCGTCACTTCAACCCAAGACTCGACCTCTTGCCCTGTAAGCATCTCCAATGCTTGGGCCTCGCTCCGGTAATCCTCAGGAACACTGCCCGGATCGTCGGTGAAGTGGGTGACTCCCCTGTCATCTACCCATTGATAGATCTCTCCGCAAGTCACCAGGACAGGAAAACACAGGATTACCACCAGAACGACCACGGCCTTCATCACCTATCCTCCAGAGCGAATCGGGGCCAAACAAAAACAGGCAATCAGCCTCCGGCTGGCCCGTCTGGAGCCCGTCCTTGCAGAGGCTGATTGCCCGGAAAATAGCAAATAATGTGCCA
Coding sequences within it:
- a CDS encoding DUF4124 domain-containing protein — encoded protein: MKAVVVLVVILCFPVLVTCGEIYQWVDDRGVTHFTDDPGSVPEDYRSEAQALEMLTGQEVESWVEVTGEEDEGILIEDDLKEKDEAWWRKRAEKWRARLQEGYDEYERVRLKYNALATEFNASKDTEKRKELKAQLDRMRDEMAKSKAKIDTARKMTEEVLPAQAKKAGKPVSWVR